The DNA region AGCTTGGTCACGTCGGCGTCGCCCGGCGGGCAGCGCAGCGCGTCCATGGCGATCTCGACCGTGCGGTCGATGTCCCAGGCGTCGGCGGCGTCGATCTTCTCCTGCAACTCGCCCTGTTCGGTCAGCAGCGCGTCGAAGTCGGCGTCCGGATCGGCCATCATGTTCGACACTTCGTTGAAGCGGTCGAGCAGCGCCTTGGTTTCCTTCAGCGCCTCCATGACGTTCTCATGGACGTTCTTGGTCGGGTCGAGCTGCGGTTCCTGCGGCAAGTAGCCGACGCGCGCGCCGTCCGCCGACCAGGCCTCGCCCGAGAAATCCTTGTCCAGTCCGGCCATGATCTTCATCAGGGTCGACTTGCCGGAGCCGTTGACGCCGAGCACGCCGATCTTCACACCCGGCAGGAACGAGAGCCAGACGTTGTCGAGAACCTTCTTGCCGCCAGGATAGACCTTGGTCAGGCCCTTCATGACATAGACATACTGGTAGGACGCCATGCGCCGCTCCGACCTTCCGAAAAGATGTGAGAATTGGCGCCGCCCCACCCTTGCGGTTCTACGGCACCCTGTCGCTTGGAACCGGTTTTAGCGCATAAGGGCCCTGCATGAAACCTTGTTGAGCCACAGGACAGCCGGAGGAAAAGGATTGGCCAGCCCCAAAGTCGAGATTTACGTCGATGCCGACGCCTGCCCGGTCAAGGCGGAGATCTACAAGGTCGCCGGCCGCACCGGCTGCAAGGTCTGGCTGGTCGCCAACGCGCCGCTGCGCCTGCCGACGGAATGCATGGCCGAGCTTGTGGTGGTCGGCGCCGGATTCGACGCCGCCGACGACTGGATCGCCGAGCGGGCCGGCCCGACCGACATCGTGGTGACCGCCGACATCCAGCTGGCCGACCGCTGCGTCAAGCGCGACGCCGTGGTGATCGGCCCGACCGGGCGCCCCTTCACCGCCGACAGCGTCGGCTCGGCCTTGGCGACGCGGGCGCTGATGCAGGATTTGCGCGACATGGGCGTGGTCGGCGGCGGCAACGCGCCGATGAGCCAGCGCGACAAGTCGCAGTTCCTGCAGACGCTGGACCATGCGGTGCAGGCGCTGAAGGCGGGGCGGCGGCCGAAGTTCCGGTGAGGGGTGGAGCGCCGGTTGCCCCCACCTAACCTCCCCCGCTCCCGCGGGGGAGGGACTGCCGCTGCTCTCCCAAACAAGCACCTGCCCCCTCCCCCGCCCAGCGGGGGAGGGTTGGGGTGGGGGCGATATACGCCCCTTACACCCGCACCACCTTGCCCGGATTCAGCCGGTTCTCCGGATCGAAGGCCCGCTTGAGGTCGCCCATCACGTTGTAGGCCTCGCCGGCCTCCTGCTCCAGGAAGGCCATCTTGCCATAGCCGATGCCGTGCTCGCCGGTGCAGGTGCCGCCCATCGCCAGGGCGCGGGACACCATCTTGTCGGCGAGACGCTGTGCCTCCGCCAGTTCGGCCGGATTCTCGGGGTCGAGCACATAGACGAGGTGGAAGTTGCCGTCGCCGACATGACCGACCATCGGGGCCAGCATGTCGGACTCGGCCAGATCCTGCTTGGTCTCCAGGATGCAGTCGGCAAGCCGCGAGATCGGCACACAGACGTCGGTCGGCCAGCCCTTCGATCCCGGACGCAACGCCAGCGCGGCGTAATAGGCGTCGTGCCGGGCCTGCCACAGCTTCGAGCGGTCCTCCGGCCGGGTGGCCCAGGCGAACTCCATCCCGCCATGCTCCTCGGCGATGGCAGCGACCATCTCCGCCTGTTCCTTCACCCCGGCCTCGGTGCCGTGGAACTCGAAGAACAGGGTGGGCGCGACCGCATAGTCGAGCTTGGAGTATTTGTTGACCGCGTCGATCTGCACCTCGTCCAGCAGTTCGATGCGGGCGACCGGAACGCCGACCTGGATGGTCTGGATCACGGTGTCGACCGCGCCCTTGATCGACTGGAAGGCGCAGACCGCCGACGAGATCGCCTCCGGGATGCCGTAGAGCTTCAGCGTCACCTCGGTGATGATGCCGAGCGTGCCTTCGGACCCCACGAACAGCCGGGTCAGGTCGTAGCCGGCGGCCGACTTGCGCGCCCGCCCGCCGGTCTTGATCACGCGGCCGTCGGCCAGCACCACGGTCAGCCCGAGGACATTCTCGCGCATGGTGCCGTAGCGCACGGCGTTGGTGCCGCTGGCCCTGGTCGCCGTCATGCCGCCGAGCGAGGCGTTGGCGCCGGGATCGATGGGGAAGAACAGGCCGGTGTCGCGCAGATGTTCGTTCAGCTGCTTGCGGGTCACGCCGGCCTGGACGGTGACGTCCAGATCCTCCGGGCTGACGCGCAGGATCTGCTGCATGCCCGACAGGTCGATGGTGATGCCGCCGGCCAGCGCCGCGATGCCGCCCTCCAGCGAGGTGCCTGTGCCGAAGGGGATGATCGGCAGCTTGTGCGTCGCGCAGATCCTCACGATCGCGCTGACCTCTTCGGTCGAGTTGGCGAAGGCGACGCCATCCGGCGGGAAGGGCGTGTGATAGGACTCGTCCTTGCCGTGATGCTCGCGCACCGGCAGGGAGGTGGTGAACCGGTCGCCCAGCAGAGCCGTCAGCTCGGCCCGGGCCTCCTCGGTCAGGGCCGCGCGCGGCTGGGTGGTGGCGATGACGGTCATGGGTGTTGTCCTCCCCGCTCCAAGATTCATTGGGATGGTTCATTGGTATGACCAAACGAAGCTAAAGCGGCGGACGAGCCCTTGGCAAGATGACGGCTGCGCAGGGGTGGAATGCCGGGGAGCCGCATGTGCATCGCCGCAGCCCATGTCCCGCCGCAGCCCGCCACACCTGTTGCACCGGCGGCGCCACAGTCCGTGCAACAGCTGTTGCAGCGCCCCACCCTGCCACACAATGCGCGGCCGTTGAAAACAAAGACTATCCGCTGAACTGACGGTCTGGCACGGCGGTTGCTCTATCCCCCTCGAACCGCGCGTCGATCAACGGCGCGCTGCAACGAGGGGGAGGCGCAATCTTGGCTCCGGTCGTCGGCATCGTCGCCAATCCGGTTTCCGCCCGCGACATCCGCCGGGTCGTCGCCAACGCCACCAGCCTGCAGATCGCCGACCGGGCGAACATCCTGCTGCGGGTGTTGGCGGCGCTGCATGCCTGCGGGGTGCGGGACGTGCTGATGATGCCGGAGAATGGCGGCATCCGCGCCCATGTCGAACGCGGGCTGATGCGGGCCAAAGCGCGCGGCGAGGACATCTATCCCGCCATCCATCCCGTTGCCATGCCGGTCACCGGCACCGTCGCCGACACCCACCGCGCCACCGCCGAGATGCGGCGGGCCGGGGTGGCGGCGCTGGTGGTGCTGGGCGGCGACGGCACCCACCGGGCGGTGGCGGCCGAATGCGGGACGGTGCCCATCGCCGGCATCTCCACCGGCACCAACAACGCCTTCCCCGAGCATCGCGAGCCGACCATCACCGGGCTCGCCACCGGGCTGGCGGTCACGGGCCGGGTGCCGCCGCACATCGCCTTCGCCGGCAACAAGCGCATCGACGTGTCCCTCAACAGCGGGGCGAACGGCGGCGCCGTCACCGAACTGGCGCTGGTCGACGTGGCATTGGTGACGGAACGCTACATCGGCGCCCGCGCCCTGTGGCGGACCGAGAATTTCCGCGAGCTCTACGTCACCTTCGCCGATCCCGAGGTGATCGGCATGTCGGCCATCGCCGGCCTGCTGGAGCCGGTCGGCAGGGAGGAGAGCGGCGGCCTGATGGTGCGGCTCTCGCCCGATGCCTGCGCCGATACGGACCGCCGCCATGGCACCACCACGCTCCATGCCCCCATCGCGCCGGGGATGATGGCGGCGGTCGGCGTAACCGACTGGCGCCGCATGCCGGCAGGCGTGCCCTTCGTGCCGGAGGTCGCCGCCGGCTCCATCGCGCTGGATGGCGAGCGCGAACTGTCCTTCAGCGAACGCGACCGGCTGTCGCTGACGCTGCGGGACAACGCCTTCCGCACGGTCGACGTCGCCGCGGTCATGCGGCACGCCGGCCGCAACCGGCTGCTGACCGGCACGCCCGTGCCCGCCGACGCCGCTTTCTAAACATCAAACCAAATCAGGGAGAAAACACCTCATGGCCCAGAACCCCTTCCCCCTCGGCAAGGACGATCTGCTGACCGCCTACCGCACCATGCGGACGATCCGCGAGTTCGAGGAGCGGCTGCATGTCGATTTCGCCAAGGGCGACATTCCCGGCTTCGTCCACCTCTATGCCGGCGAGGAAGCCTGCGCCACCGGCATCATGATGCATCTGAACGACAACGACCGCATCGCCTCCACCCACCGCGGCCACGGCCATTGCATCGCCAAGGGCGTCGACGTCCACGCCATGATGGCGGAGATCTACGGCCGCTCCACCGGCGCCTGCCGGGGCAAGGGCGGATCGATGCACATCGCCGACCTGTCCAAGGGCATGATGGGCGCCAACGGCATCCTGGGGGCCGGGGCGCCGCTGATCTGCGGGGCGGCGCTGGCGGCCAAGGTGCGCGGCGACCGCGGCGTCGGCATCACCTTCGTCGGCGACGGCGCGTCGAACCAGGGCACCTTCCTGGAGAGCCTGAACCTCGCCGCGGTGTGGAACCTGCCGGTGGTCTTCGTGGTGGAGAACAACGGCTATGCCGAATCCACCGCGATGGAATGGGCGGTGTCCTGCGACAGCTATGTCGACCGCGCCACCGGTTTCGGCATGCCGGGCGTCACGGTGGACGGCACCGACTTCTTCGCGGTGTACGAGGCGGCGGGCGAGATCATCCGCCGTGCCCGCGACGGTGGCGGCCCGGCGCTGCTGGAATGCAACATGGTCCGCTTCTACGGCCATTTCGAAGGCGACGCCCAGACCTACCGCGCCAAGGGCGAGTTGGAGGCCATCCGCGCGTCGCGCGACTGCCTGACCATCCTGTCGGAACGGCTGATCGAGGCCGGCGTGATCGCGCGCGCCGAGTTGCAGGCCATCGACGGCGAGGTGAACGCGCTGATCGAGGATGCGGTGCGCGCCGCCAAGGCCGCGCCGCTGCCAGCGGCGTCGGACCTGCTGACCGACGTCTACGTCGCCTACTGAAACCAAGAAACATCGAGACGCGGAGGAAACACATGTCCCGCAAGATCAGCATGAAGCAGGCGATCAACGAGGCCCTGGACCTGGAGATGCGCCGCGACCCGACCGTCATCCTCATGGGCGAGGACATCGTCGGCGGCACCGGCGCCCATGGCGAGGATGACGCCTGGGGCGGCGTGCTGGGCGTCACCAAGGGTCTGTACGCCAAGCATGGCAACCGGCTGATGGACACGCCCTTGTCGGAATCCGCCTATATCGGCGCGGCGGTCGGTGCCGCCGCCTGCGGGTTGCGGCCGGTGGCCGAGCTGATGTTCCTGGACTTCATGGGCGTCTGCTTCGACCAGATCTTCAACCAGGCCGCCAAGTTCCGCTATATGTTCGGCGGCAAGGCCGAGACGCCGGTGGTCATCCGCGGCATGGTCGGGGCGGGATTCCGCGCCGCCGCCCAGCATTCGCAGATGCTGACGCCGCTGTTCACCCACATTCCGGGGCTGAAGGTGGTCTGCCCCAGCAACGCCTACGACGCCAAGGGGCTGCTGATCCAGTCGATCCGCGACAACGACCCCGTCATCTTCTGCGAGCACAAGAACCTCTACGGGCTGGAATGCGAGGTTCCGGCCGAGAGCTACGCCATCCCCTTCGGTGAGGCGAATGTGCTGCGCGACGGCGACGACGTGACCATCGTCAGCTACGGCCTGACCGTCCACCGGGCGATGGAGGCGGCGGCGGCTCTGGCCAAGGACGGCACCGAGGCCGAGGTCATCGACCTGCGCACCCTGTCGCCCATCGACTGGGACACCATCGTCGAGAGCGTCGAGCGTACCGGCCGGCTGGTGGTGGTGGACGAGGCGCATCCGCGCTGCAACCTCGCCACCGACATCGCCGCCTTCATCGGCCAGAACGCCTTCGGCGCGCTGAAGGCCGGGGTGCAGATGGTGACAGCGCCGCACACCCCGGTTCCCTTCGCGCCCTCGCTGGAAGACCTCTACGTCCCCAGCGCCGACAGCATCGCCGCCGCCGTGCGGCGCACGCTGTCGCCCAAGGGGGCGTCGCGGAGCATCGCGGCGTGACGCTGGATCGCTGACGTTAGCCCCCCACCTAACCTCCCCCGCTTGGCGGGGGAGGGACTGCCGCCGTATGCCCGACAAAGCTCCTATCTCCCTCCCCCGCCCAGCGGGGGAGGGTCGGGGTGGGGGGTACGGCTTTTCAAAAAAAGCATTCCCAGGAGCCTGAACCACATGCTCAACGAGCGCATCAAGCCCATCGTCATGCCGAAATGGGGCCTGTCCATGTCGGAAGGCAAGGTCACCGGCTGGCTGAAGCGGCCGGGATCCACCGTCTCCCTCGGCGATGAGCTGCTGGAGGTCGAGACCGACAAGATCACCAACGTGGTCGAGGCGGGCGAGACCGGCATCCTGCGCCGCGTGCTGGGCGAGCCCGGCACCATCTATCCGGTCAAGGCGCTGATCGCGGTGCTGGCCGACCCCGACGTGCCCGACGACGAGATCGACGCCTTCATCGGCGCCTATGCCGTCCCGGCTGCCGGCGACGGCGATGGCGAGGCCGAGGCCGAGGCCGGCCCGCAATACCACACCGCCGAGACCGCCGCCGGCACCCTGCGCTATGCCAAGCGTGGAGACGGCGGGCCGGCGGTGCTGCTGGTCCACGGCTTCGGCGGCGACCTCGACAACTGGCTGTTCACCATCGATGCGCTGGCGGAGACCGCCACCGTCTACGCGCTCGACCTGCCCGGCCACGGCCAGTCGACCAAGCAGGTCGCCGACCCGAGCCTGTCCGGCCTGTCGAAGGCGGTGCTGGGCTTCCTCGACAGCGTCGGCGTCGAGCGCGCCCATTTCGTCGGCCATTCGATGGGGGGCGCGGTGTCGATGCGCACCGCGCTCGACTCGCCGGGCCGGGTGGCGTCGCTGTCGCTGATCGCCTCGGCCGGGCTGGGCGAGGAGATCGACCACGGCTACATCCAAGGCTTCGTCGGTGCGACATCGCGCCGCGACCTGAAACCGGTGCTGGAGACGCTGTTCGCCGACCGCGGCCTTGTCAGCCGCAAGCTGGTTGACGACCTCTTGAAGTACAAGCGGCTGGACGGCGTGGACGAGGCGCTGCGGGCGCTCTCCGCGTCGCTGTTCGCCGAGGGGAAGCAGGCCGGCATCCTGGCCGGACCCATCGCCGACGCCAAGCCGCCCACCCTGGTCGTGTGGGGCGAGGAGGACCGCGTCATCCCAGCCGCCCACGCCCGGACGCTGGCCGGCACGGCACAGGTCGCCGTGCTGCCCGGCGCCGGCCACATGGTGCAGATGGAGGCCGCCGGCAAGGTGAACGCGCTGCTTAAGGAGCATATCGGCAAGGCTGGCTGAGGCCAGAATCGAAAGAAGGGGGGCCGGCCTCCCCCCTGCCCGTCAGAATCCGCCTGTCGTATTTCCCGATCCTCTCGCCACCGGCGCGCGGCCGACCCGTCCGTGTGCCGGAAGGAGACCGTTCATGCCCGACCTCAAGGACAAGAGCATCGTCATCACCGGCGCCGGCCGCGGCATCGGCGCCACCATCGCCAGGGCGTTGGCCGCCGACGGCGCCCGCCTGACCATCGCCGACCGCACCGAGGCCGACGCCGCGCAGGTGGCCGGGGACATCCGTGCCGCCGGCGGCACCGCCATCGCCGTCACCGTCGATGTCCGCGACCGCGCCGCCGTCCGCCGCATGATCGACGAGGCGGTTGCCGCCCATGGCCGGCTCGACGTTCTCTTCAACAATGCCGGCATCGCCCAGACCAAGCCCTTCCTCGACATCACCGAGGACGACTGGCACACGGTCAACGACGTGAACGCGCTCGGCGTGCTGATCGGCATGCAGGAGGCGATCAAGACCTTCCGCAAACAGGGCGGCGGCGGCAAGATCATCAACACCGCCTCCATCGCCGGCAAGCAGGGCTACGAGCCGCTGGCCCATTACTCCGCCAGCAAGTTCGCCGTCGTCGCCTTGACCCAGGCCGCCGCCCGCGGCTTCGGCAAGGAGGGCATCACCGCAAACGCCATCTGCCCCGGCGTGGTGGCGACCGAGATGTGGAAGATCATCGACCAGGGCTTCCGCGACACCGGCATCACCAAGGCCGAGAACGAGGCCTTCGACATGTTCGCCGCCGGCGCCGTGCTGGGCCGGCCGTCGCGCCCGGAGGATCTGGTCGGCGTCGCCCGCTTCCTCGCCTCGTCCGACAGCGACTTCATGACCGGCCAGTCGCTGCTGGTCGATGGCGGGATGGTCTTCGCCTGAACCATGCGGACCGCCCCGCCCAAAACAACAAACACGGAGGAAAGCGCCATGACCACCGATAGCATGACCGCCAACACGACGATGAAGGCCGCCGTCTGGCACGGCCGCAAGGACATCCGGGTCGAGGACGTGCCGCTGCCGGGCGCGCCGCCCGCCGGCTGGGTTCAGATCAAGGTGCATTGGTGCGGCATCTGCGGGTCCGACCTGCATGAATATGTCGCCGGCCCGGTCTTCATCCCGGTCGACAAGCCCCATCCGCTGACCGGCCTGAAGGGCCAATGCATCCTGGGCCACGAGTTCAGCGGCGAGATCGCGGCGCTGGGCGACGGCGTGACCGGCTTCACCGTCGGCGACCGGGTGGCGGCCGACGCCTGCCAGCATTGCGGCGAGTGCTATTATTGCAAGCACGGCATGTACAACATCTGCGAGAGGCTGGCCTTCACCGGCCTGATGAACAACGGCGCCTTCGCCAGCCTGGTTAATGTCCCGGCGGAACTGCTCTACAGGCTGCCCGACGGCTTCCCGACCGAGGCCGGCGCCCTGATCGAGCCGCTGGCGGTCGGCATGCACGCGGTGAAGAAGGCCGGCAGCATCGTCGGCGAGACGGTGGTGGTGGTCGGCGCCGGCACCATCGGCCTCTGCACCATCATGTGCGCGAAGGCGGCGGGAGCCGGGCGGATCATCGTGCTGGAGATGTCCGCCGCCCGCAAGGCCAAGGCGATGGAGGTCGGCGCGACGGTCGTGCTCGACCCCAAGGAATGCGACGCGGTGGCGGAGGTCAAGGCGCTGACCGGCGGTTACGGCGCCGACGTGTCGTTCGAATGCATCGGGCACCGCGACACGGCGAAGCTCGCCATCGACGTCATCCGCAAGGCCGGCAAGGCGGTGCTGGTCGGCATCTTCGAGGAACCGAGCTCCTTCAACTTCTTCGAGATCGTCGCCACCGAGAAGCAGGTCATCGGCTCGCTGGCCTACAATGGCGAGTTCGCCGACGTCATCCGCTTCATCGCCGACGGCCGGATCGACGTGCAGCCGCTGATCACCGGCCGCATCGCGCTGGACGACATCGTCTCGGGCGGGTTCGAGGAGCTGGTGGCCCACAAGGACCGCAACGTCAAGATCATTGTCCAGCCCGGCCAGCCCGGCCGGGTCGCCGCGCTCGCCGCAGAGCCGGAGCTCGTCCACTGATGGCACTGCCCGCGCTGCATGTGAAAGCCGCCCGTCCGGAGCATCGGGCCGACCGGCCGGACTGGCTGCGCGCCCGCGCCCCCGCCGGTGCGGCGTTCGAGGATACGCAATCCCTCGTCCGCCGCCACCGGCTGAACACGGTCTGCGAGGAGGCCGCCTGCCCCAACATCGGCGAGTGCTGGAGCAAGCGGCACGCCACGGTGATGATCCTGGGCAGCGTGTGCACGCGGGCCTGCGCCTTCTGCAACGTCGCCACCGGCCGGCCGGACGCGCTCGACCCCCACGAGCCGGACCGGCTGGCCGAGGCGGTGGGCGAACTGGGCCTCGCCCATGTCGTCATCACCTCGGTCGACCGCGACGACCTGCCCGACGGCGGCGCCGCCCATTTCGCCCGCTGCATCCGCCGCCTGCGCGACACCGCCCCCACCACGACGGTGGAGGTGCTGACCCCCGATTTCCGCAACAAGCCGGGGGCGGTGGAGACGGTGGCCGACGCCCGGCCAGACGTCTACAACCACAATCTGGAAACCGTGCCGCGGCTCTATGCCGATGTCCGGCCGGGAGCCCGCTATTACGGCTCGCTGCGCCTGCTCGACCGGGCGAAGGAACGCGACCCGTCGATCTTCACCAAGTCCGGCCTCATGGTCGGGCTGGGCGAGGAGCCGGCGGAGGTGCTTCAGGCGATGGACGATCTGCGGGCGGCGGGCGTCGATTTCCTGACCATCGGCCAGTATCTCCGCCCCACCCCCCGCCATCACCCGGTCGCCCGCCACGTCACGCCCGACGAGTTCGAGCGTTACGCGACGGTGGCGCGGGCGAAGGGCTTCCTGATGGTGTCGGCGACCCCGCTGACCCGCTCCTCCCACCATGCCGGCCGCGACTTCGCGGAGTTGCGGCGGGCGGCGGCGAAGGGCTGAGCATCGCTCTGATGCCGGCGGTCATCGACGGGGACCGCCGGCTTCAGAGCGCGGTCTTCGGCCCGACCGCGGCGCCGTCCGG from Azospirillum thiophilum includes:
- a CDS encoding YaiI/YqxD family protein, which gives rise to MASPKVEIYVDADACPVKAEIYKVAGRTGCKVWLVANAPLRLPTECMAELVVVGAGFDAADDWIAERAGPTDIVVTADIQLADRCVKRDAVVIGPTGRPFTADSVGSALATRALMQDLRDMGVVGGGNAPMSQRDKSQFLQTLDHAVQALKAGRRPKFR
- a CDS encoding FAD-binding oxidoreductase, encoding MTVIATTQPRAALTEEARAELTALLGDRFTTSLPVREHHGKDESYHTPFPPDGVAFANSTEEVSAIVRICATHKLPIIPFGTGTSLEGGIAALAGGITIDLSGMQQILRVSPEDLDVTVQAGVTRKQLNEHLRDTGLFFPIDPGANASLGGMTATRASGTNAVRYGTMRENVLGLTVVLADGRVIKTGGRARKSAAGYDLTRLFVGSEGTLGIITEVTLKLYGIPEAISSAVCAFQSIKGAVDTVIQTIQVGVPVARIELLDEVQIDAVNKYSKLDYAVAPTLFFEFHGTEAGVKEQAEMVAAIAEEHGGMEFAWATRPEDRSKLWQARHDAYYAALALRPGSKGWPTDVCVPISRLADCILETKQDLAESDMLAPMVGHVGDGNFHLVYVLDPENPAELAEAQRLADKMVSRALAMGGTCTGEHGIGYGKMAFLEQEAGEAYNVMGDLKRAFDPENRLNPGKVVRV
- a CDS encoding ATP-NAD kinase family protein, encoding MAPVVGIVANPVSARDIRRVVANATSLQIADRANILLRVLAALHACGVRDVLMMPENGGIRAHVERGLMRAKARGEDIYPAIHPVAMPVTGTVADTHRATAEMRRAGVAALVVLGGDGTHRAVAAECGTVPIAGISTGTNNAFPEHREPTITGLATGLAVTGRVPPHIAFAGNKRIDVSLNSGANGGAVTELALVDVALVTERYIGARALWRTENFRELYVTFADPEVIGMSAIAGLLEPVGREESGGLMVRLSPDACADTDRRHGTTTLHAPIAPGMMAAVGVTDWRRMPAGVPFVPEVAAGSIALDGERELSFSERDRLSLTLRDNAFRTVDVAAVMRHAGRNRLLTGTPVPADAAF
- a CDS encoding thiamine pyrophosphate-dependent dehydrogenase E1 component subunit alpha translates to MAQNPFPLGKDDLLTAYRTMRTIREFEERLHVDFAKGDIPGFVHLYAGEEACATGIMMHLNDNDRIASTHRGHGHCIAKGVDVHAMMAEIYGRSTGACRGKGGSMHIADLSKGMMGANGILGAGAPLICGAALAAKVRGDRGVGITFVGDGASNQGTFLESLNLAAVWNLPVVFVVENNGYAESTAMEWAVSCDSYVDRATGFGMPGVTVDGTDFFAVYEAAGEIIRRARDGGGPALLECNMVRFYGHFEGDAQTYRAKGELEAIRASRDCLTILSERLIEAGVIARAELQAIDGEVNALIEDAVRAAKAAPLPAASDLLTDVYVAY
- a CDS encoding alpha-ketoacid dehydrogenase subunit beta: MSRKISMKQAINEALDLEMRRDPTVILMGEDIVGGTGAHGEDDAWGGVLGVTKGLYAKHGNRLMDTPLSESAYIGAAVGAAACGLRPVAELMFLDFMGVCFDQIFNQAAKFRYMFGGKAETPVVIRGMVGAGFRAAAQHSQMLTPLFTHIPGLKVVCPSNAYDAKGLLIQSIRDNDPVIFCEHKNLYGLECEVPAESYAIPFGEANVLRDGDDVTIVSYGLTVHRAMEAAAALAKDGTEAEVIDLRTLSPIDWDTIVESVERTGRLVVVDEAHPRCNLATDIAAFIGQNAFGALKAGVQMVTAPHTPVPFAPSLEDLYVPSADSIAAAVRRTLSPKGASRSIAA
- a CDS encoding acetoin dehydrogenase dihydrolipoyllysine-residue acetyltransferase subunit, whose protein sequence is MLNERIKPIVMPKWGLSMSEGKVTGWLKRPGSTVSLGDELLEVETDKITNVVEAGETGILRRVLGEPGTIYPVKALIAVLADPDVPDDEIDAFIGAYAVPAAGDGDGEAEAEAGPQYHTAETAAGTLRYAKRGDGGPAVLLVHGFGGDLDNWLFTIDALAETATVYALDLPGHGQSTKQVADPSLSGLSKAVLGFLDSVGVERAHFVGHSMGGAVSMRTALDSPGRVASLSLIASAGLGEEIDHGYIQGFVGATSRRDLKPVLETLFADRGLVSRKLVDDLLKYKRLDGVDEALRALSASLFAEGKQAGILAGPIADAKPPTLVVWGEEDRVIPAAHARTLAGTAQVAVLPGAGHMVQMEAAGKVNALLKEHIGKAG
- a CDS encoding glucose 1-dehydrogenase, with product MPDLKDKSIVITGAGRGIGATIARALAADGARLTIADRTEADAAQVAGDIRAAGGTAIAVTVDVRDRAAVRRMIDEAVAAHGRLDVLFNNAGIAQTKPFLDITEDDWHTVNDVNALGVLIGMQEAIKTFRKQGGGGKIINTASIAGKQGYEPLAHYSASKFAVVALTQAAARGFGKEGITANAICPGVVATEMWKIIDQGFRDTGITKAENEAFDMFAAGAVLGRPSRPEDLVGVARFLASSDSDFMTGQSLLVDGGMVFA
- a CDS encoding 2,3-butanediol dehydrogenase, with translation MTTDSMTANTTMKAAVWHGRKDIRVEDVPLPGAPPAGWVQIKVHWCGICGSDLHEYVAGPVFIPVDKPHPLTGLKGQCILGHEFSGEIAALGDGVTGFTVGDRVAADACQHCGECYYCKHGMYNICERLAFTGLMNNGAFASLVNVPAELLYRLPDGFPTEAGALIEPLAVGMHAVKKAGSIVGETVVVVGAGTIGLCTIMCAKAAGAGRIIVLEMSAARKAKAMEVGATVVLDPKECDAVAEVKALTGGYGADVSFECIGHRDTAKLAIDVIRKAGKAVLVGIFEEPSSFNFFEIVATEKQVIGSLAYNGEFADVIRFIADGRIDVQPLITGRIALDDIVSGGFEELVAHKDRNVKIIVQPGQPGRVAALAAEPELVH
- the lipA gene encoding lipoyl synthase, with the translated sequence MALPALHVKAARPEHRADRPDWLRARAPAGAAFEDTQSLVRRHRLNTVCEEAACPNIGECWSKRHATVMILGSVCTRACAFCNVATGRPDALDPHEPDRLAEAVGELGLAHVVITSVDRDDLPDGGAAHFARCIRRLRDTAPTTTVEVLTPDFRNKPGAVETVADARPDVYNHNLETVPRLYADVRPGARYYGSLRLLDRAKERDPSIFTKSGLMVGLGEEPAEVLQAMDDLRAAGVDFLTIGQYLRPTPRHHPVARHVTPDEFERYATVARAKGFLMVSATPLTRSSHHAGRDFAELRRAAAKG